The Micromonospora sp. Llam0 genome includes a window with the following:
- a CDS encoding cellulose binding domain-containing protein, giving the protein MSRSRAFSGPLLLAALLAITAGGVALGGSASAEPSDTGSAQDSGAVSAAGVGIAAASAGCGRNPTLGNGTHTVQSSGRSRSFILRLPANYDNTRQYRLIIAYHWRGGTANDVNSGGSSGAAWAYYGQQQLSNNSAILVAPQGIDNGWANPGGQDVTFFDDMVQRIESDLCVDTTQRFALGFSWGGGMSYALACARPNEIRAVAVISGGLISGCSGGTQPVAYFGLHGITDNVLPISMGRSLRDTFVRNNGCTQQSPREPGQGSRAHITTAYPGCRSGYPVQWAAYDNGHTPGPVDGTYTESGVNTWTKGEIWQFFSQFQGGQPNPTTPPPGPTTPPPGPTTPPPGPTTPPPGNGGCTATVSLNSWTGGFVATVRITAGSAGTNGWTVTMTLPGGASVTNTWNASASGSTGTVRFTNVSYNGQLNPGQVTEFGFQGNGSGTGMTPTCSAN; this is encoded by the coding sequence ATGTCAAGAAGCCGGGCCTTCTCCGGACCTCTGCTCCTCGCGGCGCTACTCGCGATCACCGCAGGCGGCGTGGCACTCGGCGGTTCCGCCAGCGCCGAGCCCAGCGACACCGGTTCAGCCCAGGACTCAGGTGCCGTGTCGGCCGCCGGCGTCGGCATCGCCGCAGCGAGCGCCGGATGCGGCCGAAACCCGACGCTGGGCAACGGCACCCACACGGTCCAGAGCAGCGGCCGCAGTCGCAGCTTCATCCTGCGGCTGCCCGCCAACTACGACAACACCCGCCAGTACCGGCTGATCATCGCCTACCACTGGCGCGGCGGCACCGCCAACGACGTCAACTCAGGTGGCAGCAGCGGCGCCGCCTGGGCGTACTACGGCCAGCAGCAACTGTCGAACAACAGCGCGATCCTGGTCGCCCCGCAGGGGATCGACAACGGCTGGGCGAACCCCGGTGGCCAGGACGTCACCTTCTTCGACGACATGGTCCAGCGGATCGAGAGCGACCTCTGCGTGGACACCACCCAGCGCTTCGCCCTCGGCTTCAGCTGGGGCGGCGGGATGAGCTATGCGCTCGCCTGCGCCCGGCCGAACGAGATCCGGGCCGTGGCGGTCATCTCCGGCGGGCTGATCAGCGGGTGCAGCGGTGGCACCCAGCCGGTCGCGTACTTCGGACTGCACGGCATCACCGACAACGTCCTGCCGATCTCCATGGGACGGTCACTGCGCGACACGTTCGTCCGCAACAACGGCTGCACGCAGCAGAGCCCTCGGGAACCCGGGCAGGGCAGCCGGGCGCACATCACCACCGCCTACCCGGGCTGCCGCTCCGGGTACCCGGTGCAGTGGGCCGCGTACGACAACGGCCACACCCCGGGCCCGGTCGACGGCACCTACACCGAAAGCGGCGTCAACACCTGGACCAAGGGTGAGATCTGGCAGTTCTTCTCCCAGTTCCAGGGCGGCCAACCGAACCCGACGACGCCGCCACCCGGCCCGACCACTCCCCCGCCCGGCCCCACCACGCCGCCGCCGGGCCCGACCACGCCGCCGCCCGGCAACGGCGGCTGCACCGCGACCGTCTCGCTGAACTCCTGGACCGGCGGCTTCGTCGCCACCGTCCGGATCACCGCCGGCTCCGCCGGCACCAACGGGTGGACCGTCACGATGACCCTGCCCGGCGGCGCCAGCGTCACCAACACCTGGAACGCCAGCGCCAGTGGTAGCACCGGCACCGTCCGGTTCACCAACGTCAGCTACAACGGCCAGCTCAACCCCGGCCAGGTCACCGAATTCGGCTTCCAGGGCAACGGCAGCGGAACCGGCATGACCCCCACCTGCTCCGCCAACTGA
- a CDS encoding alpha/beta fold hydrolase produces MTFAIPGFDYQRVAVDDDVALNVAVGGTGRPIVLLHGFPQTHAMWRHVAVDLAADHTVIAPDLRGYGASDKPEAVDRDTYSKRTMAADIVALAGELGHERFALAGHDRGALVAIRAGLDHPTRISHLASLDVLPTLDMWDVLHGSTAAVAFHLYLMAQPPGLPEQMIGASADAFFGYFLDLWTRDPQAIPAELRAEYLRASREAVASIVADYRASAGIDIEHDQADRAAGNRLVMPVTVVQQDWGAALGFDAAALWRTWADNLEHRTTSAGHFMAEEAPEEIIKVLRSLLER; encoded by the coding sequence ATGACATTCGCCATCCCTGGCTTCGACTACCAGCGGGTCGCGGTCGACGACGACGTGGCCCTGAACGTGGCGGTCGGCGGCACCGGCCGTCCGATCGTGCTGCTGCACGGCTTTCCGCAGACCCACGCCATGTGGCGCCACGTCGCCGTCGACCTGGCCGCCGACCACACGGTGATCGCGCCTGACCTGCGCGGCTACGGCGCGAGTGACAAACCCGAGGCGGTCGACCGGGACACGTATTCGAAGCGGACCATGGCCGCCGACATCGTCGCTCTCGCCGGCGAGCTCGGCCACGAACGCTTCGCGTTGGCCGGACACGACCGTGGCGCCCTGGTCGCCATCCGCGCCGGCCTGGACCATCCCACCCGGATTAGCCACCTCGCCTCGCTCGACGTGCTGCCGACCCTGGACATGTGGGACGTACTGCACGGCTCCACCGCAGCGGTCGCGTTCCACCTGTACCTGATGGCCCAGCCGCCCGGCCTGCCCGAGCAGATGATCGGCGCCAGCGCGGACGCCTTCTTCGGGTACTTCCTCGATTTGTGGACCCGCGACCCGCAGGCCATCCCCGCTGAGCTGCGGGCGGAGTACCTGCGGGCCTCGCGCGAGGCGGTCGCCTCGATCGTCGCCGACTACCGGGCCTCGGCCGGCATCGACATCGAACACGACCAGGCCGACCGGGCGGCCGGCAACCGGTTGGTCATGCCGGTCACCGTCGTGCAGCAGGACTGGGGCGCCGCACTGGGGTTCGACGCGGCGGCGCTGTGGCGTACCTGGGCCGACAACCTGGAGCACCGCACCACCTCGGCCGGACACTTCATGGCCGAGGAGGCACCGGAGGAGATCATCAAGGTGCTGCGCTCCCTGCTTGAGCGCTAG
- the trpB gene encoding tryptophan synthase subunit beta, with product MGDPGPTGRFGRYGGGYVPESLVETCRRVEEAFRQAWSDPGFRDSLTRLLTVHVGRPTPLTPALRLSAELGVHLMLKREDLTHTGSHKINNVLGQALLARRMGRSHLIAETGAGQHGVATATAAALLGLRATVFMGERDIERQALNVFRMQLLGADVVPVGTGSRTLSDATGEAMRYWVGRTDEAHYCAGSVIGPHPYPWMVRTFQRVIGDEARGQCARELANAVPDYVVACVGGGSNAAGTFAGFVDTSARLVGVEAAGGAGAALGRVGVLHGCRSRFLQDDAGQIVEAHSIAAGLDYPGVGPEHAHLRDLGRARYETVSDDEAAAAVVRLARTEGIVPALESAHALAWVVRAAGAGELPPGATVLLTLSGRGDKDVSTLKDGPTPGDPA from the coding sequence ATGGGTGACCCCGGTCCGACCGGACGGTTCGGCCGCTACGGCGGCGGCTACGTGCCGGAGTCGCTGGTCGAGACCTGCCGGCGGGTGGAGGAGGCGTTCCGGCAGGCATGGTCGGACCCGGGTTTCCGGGACAGCCTCACCCGCCTGCTGACCGTGCACGTCGGGCGACCGACGCCGCTGACGCCGGCGCTACGCCTCTCCGCGGAACTCGGCGTCCACCTGATGCTCAAGCGGGAGGACCTGACCCATACCGGCTCCCACAAGATCAACAACGTGCTGGGTCAGGCGCTGCTCGCCCGTCGGATGGGCCGGTCGCACCTGATCGCCGAGACCGGTGCCGGGCAGCACGGCGTCGCCACCGCCACCGCAGCGGCGCTGCTCGGCCTGCGAGCCACCGTGTTCATGGGTGAGCGGGACATCGAACGGCAGGCGCTCAACGTGTTCCGGATGCAACTGCTCGGTGCCGACGTGGTTCCGGTCGGCACCGGCAGCCGCACTCTATCCGACGCCACCGGCGAGGCCATGCGCTACTGGGTCGGGCGTACCGACGAGGCGCACTACTGCGCCGGCTCGGTGATCGGTCCGCACCCGTATCCGTGGATGGTGCGGACCTTCCAACGGGTCATCGGCGACGAGGCGCGCGGCCAGTGCGCCCGCGAGCTGGCCAACGCGGTGCCGGACTACGTCGTGGCCTGCGTCGGCGGTGGCTCCAACGCCGCCGGCACCTTCGCCGGTTTCGTCGACACGTCCGCCCGGCTGGTCGGGGTGGAAGCGGCCGGTGGCGCCGGCGCGGCTCTCGGCCGGGTCGGCGTCCTGCACGGATGCCGCTCCCGGTTCCTGCAGGACGACGCTGGCCAGATCGTCGAGGCGCACTCCATCGCCGCCGGACTCGACTACCCGGGCGTCGGGCCCGAGCACGCCCACCTGCGCGATCTCGGTCGCGCCCGGTACGAGACGGTGTCCGACGACGAGGCGGCCGCCGCCGTGGTCCGGTTGGCCCGTACCGAGGGGATCGTGCCGGCACTGGAATCGGCGCACGCGCTCGCCTGGGTGGTCCGCGCGGCCGGCGCGGGTGAGTTGCCACCCGGCGCGACCGTCCTGCTCACCCTCTCCGGGCGCGGCGACAAGGACGTCTCGACGCTCAAGGACGGTCCGACCCCCGGTGACCCGGCATGA
- a CDS encoding MOSC domain-containing protein, with the protein MDHHPPTNTTAPRHLPTAELTAGLAEVAHSPRGSGTLDLVVRRPAVDERELLAEGTLDITDGLVGDGWAQRGSSATGDGSAHPDRQLTVMNSRFVRLVAGDDPQHWGLAGDQLFADLDLHTDALPAGTRLAVGDEAVIEVTAEPHTGCAKFANRYGRDAHKLVWGEQGRQARLRGLYARVVVGGVIRPGDQIRVLGTADATEGTSMTLNPPV; encoded by the coding sequence ATGGACCACCACCCCCCGACGAACACCACGGCACCCCGTCACCTGCCCACCGCCGAGCTCACCGCCGGGCTCGCCGAGGTGGCCCACTCCCCACGCGGCTCCGGCACGTTGGACCTCGTCGTCCGCCGGCCGGCCGTCGACGAGCGGGAACTGCTGGCCGAAGGGACGCTCGACATCACCGACGGGCTGGTCGGCGACGGCTGGGCGCAGCGCGGCAGTTCGGCGACCGGCGACGGTTCGGCCCACCCGGACCGGCAGCTCACCGTGATGAACTCCCGGTTCGTCCGGCTGGTCGCCGGCGACGACCCGCAGCACTGGGGGCTGGCCGGCGACCAGCTCTTCGCCGACCTCGACCTGCACACCGACGCACTGCCCGCCGGCACCCGGCTGGCGGTCGGCGACGAGGCGGTCATCGAGGTGACGGCCGAACCGCACACCGGGTGCGCGAAGTTCGCCAACCGCTACGGACGCGACGCGCACAAACTGGTCTGGGGTGAGCAGGGTCGCCAGGCCCGGCTGCGTGGCCTCTACGCCCGCGTCGTGGTCGGTGGCGTCATCCGGCCCGGCGACCAGATCCGGGTACTCGGCACGGCCGACGCCACCGAGGGAACCTCCATGACCCTCAACCCGCCGGTTTAA
- a CDS encoding BTAD domain-containing putative transcriptional regulator, producing MQVSFGVLGPVVAWDDVGAPIDLKGPKHRAVLARLVVARGRVVPVDRLVEDLWPEPAPGAVSAVRTFVAALRRALEPHRPPRQPARLLVTEGSGYALRPAPDAVDAWRFENTVATASTAAPHPALDQLDRALTWWRGPAYAGFDDEPWAQVERSRLDQLRLNAVEQRAEALLGLGRAAEAVPDLDAHVAGHPWREEAWRLLALALYRAGRQGDALAVLRRARRLLLDELGIDPGPRLRQLEADILRQTERVDDGPGPTAPERLWAEATAAYDRAVPADSGTRLESTVGLLRSLAVTGASGLEAARRQRITTITVAEQLADPELTAQVIGGYDVPAIWPRSDDPAQAAQIVAAAERALAAAGPGLSDATRARLLATVAVESRGTHAARGPEAARQAERIARRLGDPALLAFALNGVFMQTFHRTGLATERDEIGAELVTLCTRHGLATYEILGHLVRLQARGGLADFAAADQHATAADRLGQRHDRPLVGVFTGWYRALRLAATGSSSAAAEAAYRDAAARLATAGMPGVEHGLLPLALLCLRVWRGGAIRFDDDTDWGPYRPWTRPLLLLAGDRPAEAATALRQTPDPPRDLLAEALWCLTARAAIALDDRTVMRRARTALAPAVGELAGAGSGMLTVGPVARHLDDLDAALHRTR from the coding sequence GTGCAGGTCAGCTTCGGTGTTCTCGGCCCGGTCGTCGCCTGGGACGACGTCGGCGCGCCGATCGACCTGAAAGGGCCGAAGCACCGGGCGGTGCTCGCCCGGCTCGTCGTCGCCCGGGGCCGGGTCGTCCCGGTCGACCGTCTCGTCGAAGACCTGTGGCCGGAGCCCGCCCCGGGCGCGGTGAGCGCCGTACGAACCTTCGTCGCGGCGCTGCGGCGCGCGCTGGAGCCGCACCGGCCACCACGTCAGCCGGCTCGGCTGCTGGTCACCGAGGGCTCGGGGTACGCGCTGCGGCCGGCGCCGGACGCGGTCGACGCCTGGCGGTTCGAGAACACGGTCGCTACCGCGTCCACCGCTGCCCCGCACCCGGCGCTCGATCAGCTCGACCGGGCCCTGACCTGGTGGCGCGGGCCGGCGTACGCCGGTTTCGACGACGAACCGTGGGCGCAGGTCGAGCGTTCCCGTCTCGACCAGCTCCGGCTCAACGCCGTCGAGCAGCGGGCCGAGGCGCTGCTGGGCCTGGGGCGGGCCGCCGAGGCCGTACCTGATCTCGACGCCCACGTCGCCGGGCATCCGTGGCGGGAGGAGGCGTGGCGACTGCTGGCACTCGCCCTGTACCGGGCCGGCCGCCAGGGCGACGCCCTCGCGGTCCTGCGCCGGGCCCGCCGGCTACTGCTGGACGAGCTCGGCATCGACCCCGGGCCTCGGCTGCGACAGCTGGAAGCCGACATCCTGCGCCAGACCGAACGGGTCGACGACGGTCCCGGTCCGACCGCACCCGAACGGCTCTGGGCGGAGGCCACGGCGGCGTACGACCGTGCCGTGCCGGCCGATTCCGGGACCCGGCTGGAGTCGACGGTCGGCCTGCTGCGCAGCCTCGCCGTGACCGGGGCCAGCGGCCTCGAAGCGGCGCGGCGGCAGCGGATCACCACCATCACCGTGGCTGAACAGTTGGCCGATCCCGAGCTCACCGCCCAGGTGATCGGCGGGTACGACGTACCCGCGATCTGGCCCCGCTCGGACGACCCGGCGCAGGCGGCGCAGATCGTCGCGGCCGCCGAACGGGCCCTGGCCGCCGCTGGCCCCGGCCTGTCCGACGCCACCCGGGCCCGGCTGCTGGCCACGGTCGCGGTGGAGTCACGCGGTACGCATGCGGCACGCGGACCCGAGGCGGCCCGGCAGGCGGAGCGGATCGCGCGCCGGCTGGGCGACCCGGCCCTGCTGGCGTTCGCGCTCAACGGCGTGTTCATGCAGACCTTCCACCGGACCGGCCTGGCCACCGAACGGGACGAGATCGGCGCCGAGCTGGTCACGCTCTGCACCCGGCACGGTCTCGCGACGTACGAGATCCTCGGTCATCTCGTCCGGTTGCAGGCCCGCGGCGGGCTCGCCGACTTCGCCGCCGCCGACCAGCACGCCACCGCCGCGGACCGGCTCGGGCAGCGACACGACCGACCGCTGGTCGGGGTGTTCACCGGGTGGTACCGGGCGCTGCGGCTGGCCGCGACCGGGTCGTCGTCGGCCGCCGCCGAGGCCGCCTACCGCGACGCGGCGGCGCGGCTCGCCACCGCCGGCATGCCCGGCGTCGAGCATGGCCTGCTCCCGCTGGCGCTGCTGTGCCTGCGGGTCTGGCGAGGCGGGGCGATCCGCTTCGACGACGACACCGACTGGGGTCCCTACCGACCGTGGACGCGCCCGCTCCTGCTGCTGGCCGGGGACCGGCCGGCCGAGGCCGCGACGGCGCTGCGGCAGACCCCGGACCCACCGCGTGATCTGCTGGCCGAGGCGTTGTGGTGCCTCACCGCGCGGGCCGCGATCGCCCTCGACGACCGTACGGTGATGCGCCGCGCCCGGACCGCACTCGCCCCGGCCGTCGGCGAGTTGGCCGGGGCCGGCAGCGGCATGCTCACCGTCGGCCCGGTCGCCCGTCACCTCGACGACCTCGACGCGGCCCTGCACCGCACCCGATGA